A portion of the Lolium rigidum isolate FL_2022 chromosome 1, APGP_CSIRO_Lrig_0.1, whole genome shotgun sequence genome contains these proteins:
- the LOC124683663 gene encoding solute carrier family 40 member 1-like has product MWEFSVGLYMIRIWPDSLLFAAVYGVVEASSVAVFGPMVGTLVDRLTYLQVLGLWLLVQSSSFIVAGISVTALLVYDDLKVTSFPIFVALVILTNASGALAALSTLAGTILIEREWVVVICSGHPAAVLTKTNSVIRRIDLSCKLLAPVLSGFVISFVSTEASAVALALWNVASVGLEYWLFVSVYNGVPALGENVQLRRESSVGAALPSSEIVATSDEEVQTYGQDAADWRVGVTKHLSILPCWESWVVYMRQDVMLPGVALAILYFTVLSFGTLMTATLDWKGIPAYVISLARGFSAIVGIAATLLYPVVHSRVSTLRTGLWSIWMQWCCLLLCVGSIWVSGGVASAWVLMAGVAASRLGLWMFDLAVMQLVQDNVRDSDRCIVGGVQNSLQSIFDLLTYIMGIIISDPRDFSELIVLSFFLVTCAALMYTLHVYRVRKHLFHLDKIIAKLGW; this is encoded by the exons ATGTGGGAGTTCTCGGTGGGGCTGTACATGATCCGCATCTGGCCGGACTCGCTGCTCTTCGCCGCCGTCTACGGCGTCGTCGAGGCCTCATCCGTCGCCGTTTTCGGCCCCATGGTCGGCACCCTCGTCGACAGGCTCACTTACCTGCAG GTTTTGGGCCTGTGGCTGCTAGTTCAAAGCTCATccttcatcgtcgctggcatctcaGTAACCGCACTGCTTGTCTACGATGACCTGAAAGTTACAAGCTTCCCGATCTTCGTGGCTCTAGTCATCCTCACCAACGCGTCGGGCGCGCTCGCTGCGCTCTCAACTCTCGCCGGCACCATACTGATCGAGCGAGAATG GGTGGTGGTGATCTGCAGTGGGCATCCGGCGGCGGTGCTGACCAAAACTAACTCGGTGATCCGGAGGATTGACCTAAGCTGCAAGTTATTGGCGCCGGTGCTGTCGGGGTTTGTGATAAGCTTCGTGTCGACGGAGGCCTCCGCAGTGGCGCTGGCGCTGTGGAACGTTGCCTCGGTGGGGCTGGAGTACTGGCTCTTCGTCTCGGTATACAACGGCGTGCCCGCTCTCGGCGAAAACGTCCAGCTGAGAAGGGAGTCGTCGGTGGGGGCAGCATTACCTTCGTCGGAGATTGTGGCGACGTCCGATGAGGAGGTGCAGACGTATGGTCAGGACGCAGCGGATTGGAGGGTCGGTGTGACGAAGCACCTCTCCATCCTGCCCTGCTGGGAGTCCTGGGTTGTGTACATGAGGCAAGATGTGATGCTGCCGGGGGTTGCCCTTGCTATCCTCTACTTCACTGTCCTAAG CTTTGGTACGCTGATGACGGCAACTCTTGACTGGAAAGGCATCCCCGCGTACGTGATCAGTCTGGCAAGGGGTTTCAGCGCTATTGTCGGGATCGCTGCAACCTTGCTGTACCCAGTCGTGCACTCGCGGGTGTCGACGCTCCGAACAGGGCTCTGGTCCATCTGGATGCAG TGGTGCTGCCTGCTGCTATGCGTCGGCTCCATCTGGGTGAGTGGCGGCGTGGCGTCGGCGTGGGTGCTCATGGCCGGCGTTGCCGCGTCGCGACTTGGCCTCTGGATGTTCGACCTAGCGGTCATGCAGCTGGTGCAGGACAATGTCCGGGACTCGGACCGGTGCATCGTCGGAGGGGTACAGAACTCGCTGCAGTCCATCTTCGACCTGCTCACCTACATCATGGGCATCATCATCTCCGACCCCAGG GATTTCAGCGAGCTCATTGTGCTGTCCTTCTTCCTGGTGACCTGCGCCGCCCTCATGTACACGCTGCATGTTTACCGCGTGCGGAAGCACTTGTTCCACCTAGACAAGATCATTGCCAAGCTGGGATGGTGA